A genomic stretch from Edaphobacter aggregans includes:
- the bshA gene encoding N-acetyl-alpha-D-glucosaminyl L-malate synthase BshA, with amino-acid sequence MKIGITCYPTYGGSGVVATELGIELAARGHQIHFITSSQPFRLTGREANIHFHEVSVSTYPLFEYPPYDLALATRMAEVADFYSLDLLHVHYAIPHSVSALLASQMLATRGRRLPFITTLHGTDITLVGLDPSYLPITRFGIEQSNGVTAISSHLRDRTREAFDIKSEIEVIRNFVNCDVYVHKPDLVAAMRPNFASANEHLFVHLSNFRPVKRVQDVIEVFARVSRVLPARLMLIGDGPDRSLAEQLALRHNVQDRIHFLGKQDNVNELLPLADLMIMPSQMESFGLAALEAMACGVPAIATRVGGVPELVDDQINGLLFEVGGIESMAAAAISLLRDPSRLKALSVAARQTARDRFCASRIIPLYEQYYERVIARTTSST; translated from the coding sequence ATGAAGATTGGCATCACCTGCTATCCCACCTACGGCGGCAGCGGAGTCGTCGCTACTGAACTGGGTATCGAACTCGCCGCTCGTGGCCATCAGATCCACTTCATCACGTCATCTCAGCCCTTCCGCCTCACCGGACGCGAGGCCAACATCCACTTCCATGAGGTCTCCGTCTCCACCTATCCCCTTTTCGAATACCCACCCTACGATCTCGCTCTCGCCACGCGCATGGCTGAAGTGGCCGACTTCTACTCGCTCGACCTCCTCCACGTGCACTACGCTATCCCGCATTCCGTCAGTGCCTTGCTTGCCAGCCAGATGCTTGCCACTCGCGGTCGCCGTCTCCCGTTCATTACGACCCTTCATGGCACCGATATCACGCTCGTAGGCCTCGATCCCTCCTACCTGCCCATTACTCGCTTCGGCATCGAACAATCCAACGGGGTCACAGCCATCTCTAGCCATCTTCGCGATCGAACGCGCGAAGCCTTCGATATCAAGTCAGAAATCGAGGTCATCCGAAACTTCGTCAACTGCGACGTCTATGTGCACAAGCCCGACCTCGTTGCCGCCATGCGCCCCAATTTCGCCAGTGCCAACGAACACCTCTTCGTCCATCTCTCTAACTTCCGCCCTGTGAAACGAGTCCAGGATGTCATCGAAGTCTTTGCCCGCGTCTCCCGTGTTCTTCCAGCCCGCCTCATGCTAATCGGCGATGGCCCCGACCGCAGCCTCGCCGAACAACTCGCTCTCCGTCATAACGTACAGGACCGTATCCACTTTCTGGGCAAGCAGGATAACGTCAATGAACTCCTCCCACTGGCTGATCTCATGATTATGCCTAGCCAGATGGAGTCCTTTGGTTTAGCCGCCCTGGAAGCAATGGCATGTGGCGTTCCTGCAATCGCCACCCGCGTAGGCGGAGTTCCTGAACTAGTCGATGATCAGATTAACGGCCTCCTGTTTGAGGTGGGTGGCATCGAATCCATGGCCGCCGCGGCCATATCCTTACTCCGGGACCCGTCTCGTCTGAAGGCTCTTTCCGTCGCCGCGCGCCAGACCGCGCGGGACCGATTCTGCGCCTCCCGCATCATCCCGCTCTACGAGCAGTACTACGAGCGCGTCATCGCCCGGACAACATCCTCCACATAA
- a CDS encoding sensor histidine kinase, with amino-acid sequence MTQIDSKLILITLLVELGVAAAVSSSLARSKAFKNLLLMSKRTPRQTAWLVAMICLPLTLGVWVRVTVPNFLAADLSFETTILLGILVGPIAAMAGGAALAIPAIVHHEFWALPVNLIVAAVAGTFGRFADPEDVWSFSPMIDLSIYRWVTRNLRRPHLDRQILLLVLIAAMQFCTSMLSRFRPHLYFDLHSDDWWVQLLICACAPVVVGIPLKIWNSIRIERKLEEQGRLLLEARLDALQRQINPHFLFNTLNSITSLVRSQPELAREMIVKLANILRVLLKDREAFVPFREELAFTDDYLDIEVVRFGEKLRVVKEIADNTLDIVVPGMLLQPLIENSLKHGLEPRISGGTVTLRSRITNDGMLLVEVEDDGVGMAPERNIASPVSGLVRLGTGIGMRNVRDRMKVLYGEMASLETNSRPGRGTKVTLRMPILDAEAETWGQGERQLLEAATSAVGDVMRRLNRS; translated from the coding sequence GTGACACAGATTGATTCCAAGCTGATTCTGATTACGCTGCTGGTGGAGTTAGGTGTGGCGGCAGCGGTATCGAGTTCGCTGGCTCGGTCTAAGGCGTTCAAGAACCTGCTGCTGATGTCAAAGCGGACACCGCGCCAGACAGCGTGGCTAGTGGCGATGATCTGCTTGCCGCTGACACTGGGCGTCTGGGTTCGAGTGACGGTGCCGAACTTCCTGGCTGCGGACCTGTCCTTTGAAACGACAATTCTGCTGGGGATACTGGTCGGGCCGATTGCGGCGATGGCTGGAGGAGCGGCGCTTGCGATCCCGGCAATAGTGCACCACGAATTCTGGGCGCTACCGGTGAACCTGATTGTGGCGGCGGTGGCGGGAACGTTCGGACGGTTTGCCGATCCTGAGGACGTGTGGTCATTCTCGCCGATGATCGACCTGAGCATCTACCGGTGGGTGACGCGGAATTTGCGGCGGCCTCACCTGGATAGGCAGATTCTGCTACTGGTGCTGATTGCGGCGATGCAGTTCTGCACGAGCATGCTGTCTCGGTTTCGTCCGCACCTGTACTTCGATCTGCACTCCGACGACTGGTGGGTACAGCTTTTGATCTGTGCGTGTGCTCCGGTGGTAGTAGGGATTCCATTGAAGATATGGAACTCGATCCGGATAGAAAGAAAGCTGGAGGAGCAGGGGAGATTGCTTCTGGAGGCAAGACTGGATGCGTTGCAAAGGCAGATCAATCCCCATTTTCTATTTAATACGCTGAATTCGATTACGTCGCTTGTCCGATCGCAGCCGGAACTGGCGCGGGAGATGATTGTGAAGCTCGCGAACATATTGCGCGTGCTTCTGAAGGACCGCGAGGCGTTTGTACCGTTCCGCGAAGAACTCGCGTTTACCGATGACTACCTAGATATTGAGGTAGTCCGATTCGGAGAGAAGTTGAGAGTGGTGAAGGAGATTGCGGATAATACGCTCGACATCGTGGTACCTGGCATGCTGCTCCAACCGCTGATCGAGAATAGCCTCAAGCATGGGCTGGAACCGCGGATCAGCGGGGGAACGGTGACATTGCGCAGCAGAATCACCAACGATGGCATGCTGCTGGTGGAGGTGGAGGATGATGGAGTGGGAATGGCTCCGGAGCGGAATATCGCATCGCCTGTAAGCGGTTTGGTGCGGTTAGGAACGGGAATCGGTATGCGCAATGTGAGGGATCGGATGAAGGTGCTCTATGGTGAAATGGCTTCGTTGGAGACCAACAGCAGGCCTGGGAGGGGAACGAAAGTAACCCTGAGGATGCCGATTCTCGACGCGGAGGCAGAGACTTGGGGGCAGGGCGAACGGCAGCTTTTAGAGGCTGCAACAAGCGCGGTCGGAGATGTGATGCGTCGTCTAAATCGGTCGTAA
- the ribA gene encoding GTP cyclohydrolase II, whose product MPFSAVNKVADADFPTRWGQFRILGFEGIVDYPEPCNDDIPAPAKRIESAVALVMGNIHSAPPIVRIHSQCLTGDVFHSLRCDCRQQLELALGAISDAGSGILLYEQQEGRGIGLMAKLRAYELQDQGLDTIEANLELGYKADCREFELPAEILKQMGVNSVRLITNNPAKVEALELAGVKVVERISAEVPTEPTNERYLQTKREKMGHLVS is encoded by the coding sequence ATGCCCTTCTCCGCAGTAAATAAAGTAGCCGACGCCGACTTCCCCACCCGCTGGGGTCAATTCCGCATTCTCGGCTTTGAGGGCATCGTCGACTACCCCGAGCCATGTAATGACGACATCCCGGCGCCGGCAAAGCGGATCGAATCTGCCGTTGCTCTGGTGATGGGAAACATCCACTCCGCGCCTCCGATTGTCCGCATCCACTCCCAGTGTCTGACGGGTGATGTATTCCACTCCCTCCGCTGTGATTGCCGCCAGCAACTTGAGCTTGCTCTCGGCGCCATCTCTGACGCCGGCTCAGGCATATTGCTCTATGAGCAGCAGGAAGGCCGCGGCATCGGGCTTATGGCCAAGCTTCGTGCCTATGAACTCCAGGACCAGGGCCTCGACACCATCGAAGCCAACCTGGAACTCGGATATAAAGCCGACTGCCGAGAGTTCGAACTGCCCGCTGAAATACTCAAGCAGATGGGTGTGAACTCCGTCCGCCTCATCACCAACAATCCTGCCAAGGTAGAAGCCCTCGAACTGGCTGGCGTCAAGGTCGTTGAGAGAATCTCAGCCGAGGTTCCCACCGAACCCACCAACGAGCGTTATCTTCAGACCAAACGTGAAAAGATGGGTCATCTAGTCAGCTGA